Proteins from a single region of Vibrio sp. DW001:
- a CDS encoding alpha-glucosidase has product MDVSYNDSALVITHKNRTVFKHSAQSPSLFLGVGEANYDMYRGNFDITDYVTERLPLRQYSVEKIDGKTVITFNFDSQPAIKMLVSETAESRLKAEFEALDPKYNRFWLRIAATEEEKVYGCGEQLTYFNLRGKNFPLWSSEPGVGRNKDSYVTWLADTNDKAGGDYYNTNYPQPTFVSDKKYFCHLETTAYADFDFTNADFHELQCWDIPEYLLLDCEESFPSLVENITGVFGRQPELPDWVTNGVILGIQGGTDITLEKIETAKAAGVEVAGAWCQDWQGIKMTSFGKRLQWDWQWNKDLYPELDTKIHQLKGEGIRFLGYINPYVLEDFPLYNEAAEKGYLATKQDGSKYVVDFGEFYCGVVDFTNPDACEWYKGVIKTNMIDFGLDGWMGDFGEYLPTDCSLSNGVSAEIEHNKWPYRWAKVQHEAIEESGKTDDILFFMRAGGAGIQGKCHALWGGDQLVDWCIDDGLASVIPAALSSGLMGNGIHHSDIGGYTTLHGCKRTKELFQRWTEMAAFTPIMRTHEGNRPGDNHQFYTDADTLAHLARMTKIFKHLKPYIKAASKENAQKGMPVQRPLFMHYENDTEAYEIKFQYLFGRDLLVAPVYNQGEEIKKVYLPEDEWVHVWSGKTFTGGWIEVDAPIGQPAVFYRKASKDVDLLSQIATL; this is encoded by the coding sequence ATGGACGTATCTTACAACGACAGTGCTTTGGTTATTACACATAAAAACAGAACTGTATTCAAGCACTCGGCTCAAAGCCCATCACTATTTTTAGGCGTCGGTGAAGCAAACTACGATATGTATCGTGGTAACTTTGATATTACTGATTACGTCACCGAGAGATTACCTCTTCGTCAATACTCTGTTGAAAAAATCGACGGCAAGACGGTAATTACATTTAACTTTGATAGTCAGCCAGCCATTAAAATGTTGGTATCCGAAACCGCTGAATCTCGATTAAAAGCAGAATTCGAAGCGCTTGATCCTAAATACAACCGCTTCTGGCTTCGCATAGCCGCAACGGAAGAAGAGAAAGTATATGGATGTGGTGAACAACTTACCTACTTCAACCTTCGCGGTAAAAATTTCCCATTATGGTCTTCAGAACCAGGTGTCGGTCGTAATAAGGACAGTTACGTAACGTGGCTCGCCGACACAAATGACAAGGCGGGTGGCGATTACTACAACACCAACTATCCTCAACCTACATTTGTGTCTGACAAAAAATACTTTTGCCATTTAGAAACTACAGCTTATGCTGATTTCGATTTCACTAACGCCGATTTCCATGAGCTTCAATGTTGGGATATTCCAGAGTACTTGCTTCTTGATTGTGAGGAATCATTCCCATCGCTTGTTGAAAACATCACTGGTGTATTCGGTCGCCAGCCAGAGCTACCTGATTGGGTTACCAATGGTGTCATTCTAGGTATTCAAGGTGGTACAGATATTACACTGGAGAAAATTGAAACAGCAAAAGCCGCGGGTGTTGAGGTCGCTGGCGCATGGTGTCAAGACTGGCAAGGCATCAAGATGACTTCATTCGGTAAACGGTTACAGTGGGATTGGCAGTGGAACAAAGATCTTTACCCAGAACTCGATACCAAAATTCATCAGCTTAAAGGAGAAGGCATTCGTTTCTTAGGCTATATCAATCCGTACGTTTTAGAAGATTTCCCTCTTTATAACGAAGCGGCGGAAAAAGGTTACCTCGCGACTAAGCAGGACGGTTCAAAATACGTCGTCGATTTTGGTGAGTTTTATTGTGGTGTGGTTGATTTTACTAATCCAGATGCTTGCGAATGGTATAAAGGCGTCATCAAAACAAACATGATCGATTTTGGTCTTGATGGCTGGATGGGTGATTTCGGTGAATACTTACCAACAGACTGTAGTCTAAGCAACGGCGTTAGCGCTGAAATCGAACACAACAAATGGCCTTATCGTTGGGCGAAAGTCCAGCATGAAGCGATTGAAGAATCGGGTAAGACAGACGACATCTTATTCTTTATGCGCGCTGGCGGTGCTGGTATTCAAGGGAAGTGTCATGCTTTGTGGGGTGGTGACCAATTAGTTGATTGGTGTATTGATGATGGCCTTGCGTCCGTTATTCCAGCGGCACTGTCGTCTGGCTTAATGGGTAACGGCATCCACCATAGTGATATTGGTGGCTATACAACGCTCCACGGTTGTAAACGTACTAAAGAGCTATTCCAACGCTGGACTGAAATGGCCGCGTTCACACCGATTATGCGTACGCATGAAGGTAATCGCCCTGGTGACAACCATCAGTTCTATACCGATGCAGACACATTAGCGCATCTAGCGCGTATGACTAAGATCTTCAAGCATCTTAAGCCATACATTAAAGCCGCCTCTAAAGAGAATGCTCAAAAAGGCATGCCTGTTCAACGTCCGCTATTCATGCATTATGAAAACGACACGGAAGCGTACGAAATCAAGTTCCAGTATCTATTCGGTCGGGATTTACTCGTCGCCCCTGTATATAACCAAGGTGAAGAAATTAAGAAGGTTTATCTGCCGGAAGATGAATGGGTACACGTATGGAGTGGTAAGACATTCACTGGTGGTTGGATTGAAGTTGATGCTCCAATCGGTCAACCTGCTGTGTTCTATCGCAAGGCATCCAAAGATGTTGACCTATTGAGCCAAATCGCTACTCTCTAA
- the glpK gene encoding glycerol kinase GlpK: MDNKYIVAIDQGTTSSRAVILDHDANVVSVAQREFTQIYPQAGWVEHDPLEIYATQTTTLIEALIQQGISTEQIAAIGITNQRETTIVWNRETGKPVYNAIVWQCRRTAAICEEYQQHEGFEAYVRENTGLVLDPYFSGTKVKWILDNVKGARKQAEEGKLLFGTVDTWLVWKMTQGKVHVTDYTNASRTMLFNINTLEWDRKILAEFEIPFSMMPEVKASSEVYGEANLGGKGGTRIPIAGIAGDQQAALFGQMCVEAGQAKNTYGTGCFLLMNTGIDKVSSSNGLLTTLACGPKGEVTYALEGSVFMAGASIQWLRDEMKMIANAKDSEYFATQVDSSNGVYVIPAFTGLGAPYWDAYARGTIMGMTRGTGVNHIIRATLESIAYQCRDVIDAMQADSGIKITDLRVDGGAVANNFLMQYQADILNTNVHRPKVTEVTAMGAAYLAGLAVGYWDSIEEVKNRSEIDKTFRPANDEDKRAKRYNGWKRAVKAVRAWSDAEH; the protein is encoded by the coding sequence ATGGATAACAAATATATAGTTGCAATTGACCAAGGAACCACGAGTTCAAGAGCGGTTATTTTAGATCACGATGCGAATGTTGTCAGTGTCGCTCAGAGGGAGTTTACCCAGATCTATCCTCAAGCTGGATGGGTAGAACATGATCCGTTAGAAATCTATGCCACTCAAACAACAACACTTATCGAAGCGTTAATACAGCAGGGAATTTCCACAGAGCAGATCGCGGCAATTGGTATCACGAATCAACGCGAGACAACCATTGTTTGGAATAGAGAGACGGGTAAACCGGTATATAACGCGATTGTTTGGCAATGTCGTAGAACGGCCGCCATTTGTGAAGAGTATCAACAGCATGAAGGGTTTGAGGCATATGTGCGAGAGAATACGGGATTGGTACTCGATCCTTACTTTTCAGGTACTAAAGTGAAATGGATCCTAGACAATGTTAAAGGCGCTCGTAAACAAGCCGAAGAGGGTAAATTACTGTTTGGAACCGTTGATACCTGGCTTGTTTGGAAGATGACGCAAGGTAAAGTGCATGTTACTGATTACACCAATGCATCGAGAACCATGCTTTTCAATATTAATACCCTAGAATGGGACCGTAAAATATTGGCTGAGTTCGAGATACCATTTTCTATGATGCCGGAGGTTAAAGCTTCTTCGGAGGTTTATGGCGAAGCCAACTTGGGCGGTAAAGGTGGCACACGTATACCTATTGCGGGTATAGCGGGAGACCAACAAGCGGCATTATTTGGACAGATGTGTGTCGAAGCTGGTCAAGCGAAAAACACCTATGGAACGGGCTGCTTCCTGCTGATGAATACAGGCATAGATAAAGTGTCCTCGTCTAATGGCTTGCTAACCACATTGGCATGTGGTCCAAAAGGCGAGGTGACGTACGCACTTGAAGGCTCTGTTTTTATGGCTGGAGCGTCTATTCAATGGTTGCGTGATGAAATGAAGATGATAGCAAATGCAAAAGACTCCGAGTATTTTGCTACACAAGTAGATTCATCAAATGGTGTTTATGTTATCCCTGCGTTTACTGGTTTAGGGGCTCCTTATTGGGATGCTTATGCTCGTGGAACTATTATGGGGATGACTCGAGGTACAGGTGTAAACCATATCATCAGAGCAACCTTAGAGAGTATTGCCTATCAATGTCGTGACGTTATCGATGCGATGCAAGCTGACTCAGGAATCAAGATAACGGATTTGCGCGTCGATGGCGGTGCGGTAGCGAATAACTTTTTGATGCAATATCAAGCCGATATTCTGAACACCAACGTTCATCGTCCAAAAGTGACCGAAGTGACAGCAATGGGCGCCGCTTACTTAGCCGGTTTAGCGGTTGGCTACTGGGATAGTATTGAAGAGGTTAAAAATAGATCTGAGATCGATAAAACCTTCAGACCTGCAAACGATGAGGATAAACGTGCGAAACGTTATAATGGTTGGAAAAGAGCAGTGAAAGCAGTACGAGCTTGGTCTGACGCGGAACATTAA